A genome region from Anopheles stephensi strain Indian chromosome 2, UCI_ANSTEP_V1.0, whole genome shotgun sequence includes the following:
- the LOC118517655 gene encoding liprin-beta-1 isoform X9: MASTTTENKLLSSELEANELLEAVLKQMDGIISGDTDYLASPDDAGNNPSSNAGLQHGIRSTSILAAAQSLAMALQQQSSSFHPSPDPITADIINTWLDSHLPRQDTDERLRRLQKDKESLALQVKALTEQMQSQSAKLSELETMVKEKNQLLSNAEDLLQRVSVFAKTVGIQIDKQKEMLSRSSLETQKLELMSAMSELKLQQAALERENLELRTNFVTSTVGSAALINGGLTNGNGGGAAITNVLNNNSITSSLLRRPQIITNTRMVGMSPSTPGASLISSPIHHGSHGSLPQTAISPITPKTPPASYRQRIDVHYSSLPRQAFATTLSTVSTSSGSSTATDSNANPKRNVAFAETENRDIGSSDQTEGVLPARSFTPQPSPSPSMSNKLKNIFGKIKRSNSGTLDDMTSSDGEFKRGGVRATAGARLGWSGTSQYRKPDKPFHEWDLDAVCLWFDHLGLSMYEEDLRRWLKMSAVPGSELMKASPVDFEKELPLRNPLHRKKIVLAIADIAGTANDDELFKCAGKLDASWVQRWLDDVGMPQYKDTFIAARMDGRMLHKLTMDDLVHLQMSSCLHVASMRRGIQLMRSEKWHPDCLIRRPIDLSAKDDVRLWTAQRVHEWLRAVDLAEYAPNLRGSGVHGALMIFEVKFTAELFADLLNIPTSKTLLRRHLATHFKDLLGRDIIQVKREAENTLGFQPLTISAKIKTPKKSQFSLKRKKSSKGVSQLGGDEWSDYVCPMGGSGQEHLAPASSLACAATSTIPSGSNRSAAATAFTTNASSANTNTVTSIGMTKDPSTVPTACPDSTPSTTTSTTTSGVGSEHASLQRQPSSSSAQLVTPASILNNGGGSDSPISARSSTTSTS; this comes from the exons ATGGCATCCACCACAACCGAAAATAAATTACTATCAAGTGAATTGGAGGCAAATGAGCTGCTCGAAGCTGTCCTGAAGCAGATGGACGGCATCATATcag GTGATACAGACTACCTTGCATCGCCTGATGATGCAGGAAACAACCCTTCATCGAACGCTGGTTTGCAGCACGGTATTCGATCCACATCAATCCTGGCCGCTGCTCAGTCGCTTGCTATGGCGCTCCAGCAGCAATCATCCAGCTTCCACCCGTCACCGGATCCCATAACGGCGGATATCATCAATACGTGGCTCGATTCCCATTTACCG CGCCAAGATACCGACGAACGGCTGCGACGATTACAGAAGGATAAAGAATCGCTTGCACTGCAGGTCAAAGCGCTGACCGAGCAGATGCAATCGCAATCGGCCAAGCTCAGTGAACTAGAAACCATGGTCAAAGAGAAGAATCAGCTACTGTCGAACGCGGAAGATCTTCTCCAGCGAGTAAGCGTATTTGCAAAAACAGTTGGCATCCAGATTGACAAACAAAAA GAAATGCTTTCACGATCCTCACTCGAAACCCAAAAACTAGAGCTTATGTCAGCGATGAGCGAACTGAAACTGCAGCAGGCTGCCCTGGAAAGGGAAAATCTGGAGCTGCGTACCAATTTCGTAACGAGCACCGTAGGATCAGCGGCATTGATAAATGGAGGACTTACCAACGGCAATGGCGGTGGCGCAGCGATAACAAATGTGCTTAATAACAATAGCATTACGTCTAGTTTGCTCCGAAGACCTCAGATTATTACGAATACCAGAATGGTAGGCATGTCACCGTCAACGCCTGGAGCATCGCTGATCTCATCCCCCATACATCATGGCAGTCACGGAAGTTTGCCGCAAACAGCAATAAGCCCAATTACTCCGAAG ACCCCACCGGCATCTTATCGACAGCGCATCGACGTTCATTACAGTAGTCTTCCACGGCAAGCTTTTGCTACCACCCTGTCGACAGTCAGCACATCCAGCGGTTCTTCGACGGCCACCGACAGTAATGCCAACCCGAAACGAAACGTAGCGTTCG CTGAAACAGAAAATCGAGACATCGGAAGCTCTGACCAAACGGAAGGTGTTTTACCAGCCCGTAGCTTCACACCACAACCATCGCCCTCACCCTCGATGAGCAACAAgctgaaaaacatttttggCAAGATCAAGCGAAGCAACAGTGGAACGTTGGACGATATGACATCATCGGATGGGGAGTTTAAACGTGGTGGCGTTCGGGCGACTGCCGGCGCTCGTCTAGGATGGAGCGGAACGTCTCAGTACCGGAAGCCCGACAAACCGTTTCACGAGTGGGATTTGGATGCGGTCTGCCTGTGGTTCGATCATCTTGGTCTGAGCATGTACGAGGAAGACTTGCGCAGGTGGCTAAAGATGAGCGCCGTACCGGGAAGTGAACTGATGAAAGCATCTCCAGTGGACTTCGAAAAAGAGCTACCTTTGCGGAATCCGCTGCATAGGAAAAAGATTGTGCTAGCTATTGCCGACATTGCGGGCACGGCGAACGACGATGAGCTGTTTAAGTGTGCGGGCAAGCTGGATGCGTCATGG GTCCAGCGCTGGTTAGATGACGTCGGTATGCCACAGTACAAGGACACATTCATAGCGGCTCGCATGGACGGTCGAATGCTCCACAAGCTAACAATGGACGATTTGGTTCATTTGCAAATGTCCTCCTGCCTGCACGTGGCAAGCATGCGTCGCGGCATACAGCTTATGCGTAGCGAGAAATGGCATCCCGATTGTCTCATTCGTCGACCGATAGACCTTAGCGCCAAAGACGACGTACGGTTGTGGACGGCGCAACGCGTGCACGAGTGGCTTCGAGCAGTCGATTTGGCAGAATACGCACCAAACCTGCGTGGCTCCGGAGTGCACGGTGCGCTTATGATATTCGAGGTTAAATTCACGGCCGAACTTTTCGCCGACTTGCTAAACATACCCACCAGCAAAACGTTGCTGCGTCGCCATCTGGCCACCCACTTCAAGGATCTGCTCGGGCGCGATATCATACAGGTGAAACGCGAGGCAGAAAACACGCTCGGTTTCCAACCGTTGACCATCTCCGCTAAAATAAAG acCCCCAAAAAGTCTCAATTTTCATTGAAACGCAAGAAGAGTAGCAAAGGTGTCAGCCAGCTGGGTGGCGACGAGTGGAGCGATTATGTGTGCCCGATGGGTGGCTCAGGTCAGGAACATTTAGCGCCAGCATCTTCTTTGGCTTGTGCTGCCACTAGCACCATTCCAAGCGGCAGCAATCGAagtgctgctgccactgcctTTACTACAAATGCTTCTTCTGCTAACACTAATACTGTCACTAGCATTGGC ATGACGAAGGATCCCTCAACGGTACCAACTGCCTGTCCAGACAGCACacccagcaccaccaccagcacaacTACTTCCGGAGTCGGGTCGGAGCATGCTTCACTTCAACGTCAGCCGTCGAGTAGCAGCGCGCAGCTAGTAACGCCGGCTTCCATCTTAAACAACGGTGGTGGTAGCGATTCCCCAATATCGGCACGCAGTTCCACCACCTCAACCTCCTAG
- the LOC118517655 gene encoding liprin-beta-1 isoform X10, with the protein MASTTTENKLLSSELEANELLEAVLKQMDGIISGDTDYLASPDDAGNNPSSNAGLQHGIRSTSILAAAQSLAMALQQQSSSFHPSPDPITADIINTWLDSHLPRQDTDERLRRLQKDKESLALQVKALTEQMQSQSAKLSELETMVKEKNQLLSNAEDLLQREMLSRSSLETQKLELMSAMSELKLQQAALERENLELRTNFVTSTVGSAALINGGLTNGNGGGAAITNVLNNNSITSSLLRRPQIITNTRMVGMSPSTPGASLISSPIHHGSHGSLPQTAISPITPKTPPASYRQRIDVHYSSLPRQAFATTLSTVSTSSGSSTATDSNANPKRNVAFAETENRDIGSSDQTEGVLPARSFTPQPSPSPSMSNKLKNIFGKIKRSNSGTLDDMTSSDGEFKRGGVRATAGARLGWSGTSQYRKPDKPFHEWDLDAVCLWFDHLGLSMYEEDLRRWLKMSAVPGSELMKASPVDFEKELPLRNPLHRKKIVLAIADIAGTANDDELFKCAGKLDASWVQRWLDDVGMPQYKDTFIAARMDGRMLHKLTMDDLVHLQMSSCLHVASMRRGIQLMRSEKWHPDCLIRRPIDLSAKDDVRLWTAQRVHEWLRAVDLAEYAPNLRGSGVHGALMIFEVKFTAELFADLLNIPTSKTLLRRHLATHFKDLLGRDIIQVKREAENTLGFQPLTISAKIKTPKKSQFSLKRKKSSKGVSQLGGDEWSDYVCPMGGSGQEHLAPASSLACAATSTIPSGSNRSAAATAFTTNASSANTNTVTSIGMTKDPSTVPTACPDSTPSTTTSTTTSGVGSEHASLQRQPSSSSAQLVTPASILNNGGGSDSPISARSSTTSTS; encoded by the exons ATGGCATCCACCACAACCGAAAATAAATTACTATCAAGTGAATTGGAGGCAAATGAGCTGCTCGAAGCTGTCCTGAAGCAGATGGACGGCATCATATcag GTGATACAGACTACCTTGCATCGCCTGATGATGCAGGAAACAACCCTTCATCGAACGCTGGTTTGCAGCACGGTATTCGATCCACATCAATCCTGGCCGCTGCTCAGTCGCTTGCTATGGCGCTCCAGCAGCAATCATCCAGCTTCCACCCGTCACCGGATCCCATAACGGCGGATATCATCAATACGTGGCTCGATTCCCATTTACCG CGCCAAGATACCGACGAACGGCTGCGACGATTACAGAAGGATAAAGAATCGCTTGCACTGCAGGTCAAAGCGCTGACCGAGCAGATGCAATCGCAATCGGCCAAGCTCAGTGAACTAGAAACCATGGTCAAAGAGAAGAATCAGCTACTGTCGAACGCGGAAGATCTTCTCCAGCGA GAAATGCTTTCACGATCCTCACTCGAAACCCAAAAACTAGAGCTTATGTCAGCGATGAGCGAACTGAAACTGCAGCAGGCTGCCCTGGAAAGGGAAAATCTGGAGCTGCGTACCAATTTCGTAACGAGCACCGTAGGATCAGCGGCATTGATAAATGGAGGACTTACCAACGGCAATGGCGGTGGCGCAGCGATAACAAATGTGCTTAATAACAATAGCATTACGTCTAGTTTGCTCCGAAGACCTCAGATTATTACGAATACCAGAATGGTAGGCATGTCACCGTCAACGCCTGGAGCATCGCTGATCTCATCCCCCATACATCATGGCAGTCACGGAAGTTTGCCGCAAACAGCAATAAGCCCAATTACTCCGAAG ACCCCACCGGCATCTTATCGACAGCGCATCGACGTTCATTACAGTAGTCTTCCACGGCAAGCTTTTGCTACCACCCTGTCGACAGTCAGCACATCCAGCGGTTCTTCGACGGCCACCGACAGTAATGCCAACCCGAAACGAAACGTAGCGTTCG CTGAAACAGAAAATCGAGACATCGGAAGCTCTGACCAAACGGAAGGTGTTTTACCAGCCCGTAGCTTCACACCACAACCATCGCCCTCACCCTCGATGAGCAACAAgctgaaaaacatttttggCAAGATCAAGCGAAGCAACAGTGGAACGTTGGACGATATGACATCATCGGATGGGGAGTTTAAACGTGGTGGCGTTCGGGCGACTGCCGGCGCTCGTCTAGGATGGAGCGGAACGTCTCAGTACCGGAAGCCCGACAAACCGTTTCACGAGTGGGATTTGGATGCGGTCTGCCTGTGGTTCGATCATCTTGGTCTGAGCATGTACGAGGAAGACTTGCGCAGGTGGCTAAAGATGAGCGCCGTACCGGGAAGTGAACTGATGAAAGCATCTCCAGTGGACTTCGAAAAAGAGCTACCTTTGCGGAATCCGCTGCATAGGAAAAAGATTGTGCTAGCTATTGCCGACATTGCGGGCACGGCGAACGACGATGAGCTGTTTAAGTGTGCGGGCAAGCTGGATGCGTCATGG GTCCAGCGCTGGTTAGATGACGTCGGTATGCCACAGTACAAGGACACATTCATAGCGGCTCGCATGGACGGTCGAATGCTCCACAAGCTAACAATGGACGATTTGGTTCATTTGCAAATGTCCTCCTGCCTGCACGTGGCAAGCATGCGTCGCGGCATACAGCTTATGCGTAGCGAGAAATGGCATCCCGATTGTCTCATTCGTCGACCGATAGACCTTAGCGCCAAAGACGACGTACGGTTGTGGACGGCGCAACGCGTGCACGAGTGGCTTCGAGCAGTCGATTTGGCAGAATACGCACCAAACCTGCGTGGCTCCGGAGTGCACGGTGCGCTTATGATATTCGAGGTTAAATTCACGGCCGAACTTTTCGCCGACTTGCTAAACATACCCACCAGCAAAACGTTGCTGCGTCGCCATCTGGCCACCCACTTCAAGGATCTGCTCGGGCGCGATATCATACAGGTGAAACGCGAGGCAGAAAACACGCTCGGTTTCCAACCGTTGACCATCTCCGCTAAAATAAAG acCCCCAAAAAGTCTCAATTTTCATTGAAACGCAAGAAGAGTAGCAAAGGTGTCAGCCAGCTGGGTGGCGACGAGTGGAGCGATTATGTGTGCCCGATGGGTGGCTCAGGTCAGGAACATTTAGCGCCAGCATCTTCTTTGGCTTGTGCTGCCACTAGCACCATTCCAAGCGGCAGCAATCGAagtgctgctgccactgcctTTACTACAAATGCTTCTTCTGCTAACACTAATACTGTCACTAGCATTGGC ATGACGAAGGATCCCTCAACGGTACCAACTGCCTGTCCAGACAGCACacccagcaccaccaccagcacaacTACTTCCGGAGTCGGGTCGGAGCATGCTTCACTTCAACGTCAGCCGTCGAGTAGCAGCGCGCAGCTAGTAACGCCGGCTTCCATCTTAAACAACGGTGGTGGTAGCGATTCCCCAATATCGGCACGCAGTTCCACCACCTCAACCTCCTAG
- the LOC118517655 gene encoding liprin-beta-2 isoform X7 yields MFAIHVGISVIHIAGIKVPKFYSLTLQLQSKAANANLRPKASAEFIHCTPKDKTRITTATANALAFLGGFILNELNENCAYLPMSNSFSSSSSEATSSSSGDESSRSSVCEEDMDISFEACTATNTHHETEQCGATLAALATDSSKVLLRGASSKRDVEDGSRIPVRLQKATSSAVQEDSTCCDDDFTWVYSHHNRAEAPKASVESDRRSVSQTPATRSVPRDQRSLEMSRQKKQQQRQSTESTTTPLHGTGDDVVVPSGKPPRPSRETGSLDRRRHLSANRHERDGKSRSTHSLKEKSSSSELHKHDSMSSNLSLNSKDHLYDSGSFNNYNSSGSGSQHQYHHSCPPAHNAHNSRMSPGIWEPPPPPPLSPWDPHYYWNQPHLHHHVQSREELRLIDYHRRQQELYHQHGGGSNSAMGSTQDLSCSSGCCSRNYYHYPPVPPCCSVDHHRSQWSNDMQRQDTDERLRRLQKDKESLALQVKALTEQMQSQSAKLSELETMVKEKNQLLSNAEDLLQRVSVFAKTVGIQIDKQKEMLSRSSLETQKLELMSAMSELKLQQAALERENLELRTNFVTSTVGSAALINGGLTNGNGGGAAITNVLNNNSITSSLLRRPQIITNTRMVGMSPSTPGASLISSPIHHGSHGSLPQTAISPITPKTPPASYRQRIDVHYSSLPRQAFATTLSTVSTSSGSSTATDSNANPKRNVAFAETENRDIGSSDQTEGVLPARSFTPQPSPSPSMSNKLKNIFGKIKRSNSGTLDDMTSSDGEFKRGGVRATAGARLGWSGTSQYRKPDKPFHEWDLDAVCLWFDHLGLSMYEEDLRRWLKMSAVPGSELMKASPVDFEKELPLRNPLHRKKIVLAIADIAGTANDDELFKCAGKLDASWVQRWLDDVGMPQYKDTFIAARMDGRMLHKLTMDDLVHLQMSSCLHVASMRRGIQLMRSEKWHPDCLIRRPIDLSAKDDVRLWTAQRVHEWLRAVDLAEYAPNLRGSGVHGALMIFEVKFTAELFADLLNIPTSKTLLRRHLATHFKDLLGRDIIQVKREAENTLGFQPLTISAKIKTPKKSQFSLKRKKSSKGVSQLGGDEWSDYVCPMGGSGQEHLAPASSLACAATSTIPSGSNRSAAATAFTTNASSANTNTVTSIGMTKDPSTVPTACPDSTPSTTTSTTTSGVGSEHASLQRQPSSSSAQLVTPASILNNGGGSDSPISARSSTTSTS; encoded by the exons ATGTT TGCCATTCACGTAGGCATCAGCGTTATACACATCGCTGGAATTAAAGTGCCGAAATTCTATTCCCTAACATTACAACTACAATCGAAAGCCGCAAACGCAAACCTGCGGCCCAAAGCTAGTGCTGAGTTCATCCATTGTACGCCCAAAGATAAGACGCGTATCACCACAGCCACAGCCAACGCTCTAGCTTTTTTGGGGGGCTTTATTTTGAACGAGCTCAACGAGAACTGTGCGTACCTTCCGATGTCGAACTCTTTTTCATCGTCGTCCTCGGAGGCGACATCTTCCTCTTCTGGAGACGAATCTTCACGCTCGTCCGTGTGTGAGGAGGATATGGATATCAGCTTCGAAGCTTGCACAGCGACGAACACCCATCACGAAACAGAACAATGCGGTGCAACATTGGCAGCTTTGGCAACCGATTCGTCCAAAGTGTTGCTGCGTGGTGCATCGAGCAAACGGGATGTTGAGGATGGCAGTCGAATACCGGTTCGATTACAGAAGGCCACTTCAAGCGCAGTTCAAG AAGATTCTACCTGCTGTGACGATGACTTTACCTGGGTGTATTCCCATCATAATCGAGCCGAAGCACCGAAGGCGTCCGTTGAATCTGATCGACGCTCCGTTTCACAAACACCGGCAACCCGATCGGTTCCACGTGATCAGCGCAGCCTAGAAATGTCACGTCagaaaaagcagcagcagcgtcagtCGACCGAATCCACTACAACACCACTGCATGGCACGGGCGACGACGTGGTGGTTCCCAGTGGAAAACCACCCCGACCTTCCCGAGAAACGGGCAGTTTGGATCGGCGTCGACACTTGAGCGCCAATCGTCACGAGCGCGATGGTAAAAGTCGTAGCACACATTCGCTCAAAGAAAAATCATCTTCGTCGGAGCTGCACAAGCATGATTCGATGTCAAGCAATCTTAGCTTAAATTCCAAAG ATCACCTTTACGATTCAGGTAGCTTTAATAACTACAACAGTAGTGGCAGTGGCAGCCAACATCAGTACCACCACTCTTGTCCACCAGCCCACAATGCGCACAACTCGCGCATGAGTCCTGGCATTTGGGAGCCACCACCCCCACCTCCACTATCGCCGTGGGATCCTCATTACTACTGGAACCAGCCTCACCTTCACCATCATGTTCAGAGCAGAGAAGAGCTAAGGTTGATCGACTATCATCGACGGCAGCAGGAACTGTACCACCAACATGGAGGTGGTAGTAACAGTGCCATGGGTAGTACGCAAGATTTGTCTTGCTCTAGCGGTTGCTGTAGTCGCAACTACTATCATTATCCACCGGTGCCCCCGTGCTGTTCAGTGGATCACCATCGATCACAGTGGAGCAACGACATGCAG CGCCAAGATACCGACGAACGGCTGCGACGATTACAGAAGGATAAAGAATCGCTTGCACTGCAGGTCAAAGCGCTGACCGAGCAGATGCAATCGCAATCGGCCAAGCTCAGTGAACTAGAAACCATGGTCAAAGAGAAGAATCAGCTACTGTCGAACGCGGAAGATCTTCTCCAGCGAGTAAGCGTATTTGCAAAAACAGTTGGCATCCAGATTGACAAACAAAAA GAAATGCTTTCACGATCCTCACTCGAAACCCAAAAACTAGAGCTTATGTCAGCGATGAGCGAACTGAAACTGCAGCAGGCTGCCCTGGAAAGGGAAAATCTGGAGCTGCGTACCAATTTCGTAACGAGCACCGTAGGATCAGCGGCATTGATAAATGGAGGACTTACCAACGGCAATGGCGGTGGCGCAGCGATAACAAATGTGCTTAATAACAATAGCATTACGTCTAGTTTGCTCCGAAGACCTCAGATTATTACGAATACCAGAATGGTAGGCATGTCACCGTCAACGCCTGGAGCATCGCTGATCTCATCCCCCATACATCATGGCAGTCACGGAAGTTTGCCGCAAACAGCAATAAGCCCAATTACTCCGAAG ACCCCACCGGCATCTTATCGACAGCGCATCGACGTTCATTACAGTAGTCTTCCACGGCAAGCTTTTGCTACCACCCTGTCGACAGTCAGCACATCCAGCGGTTCTTCGACGGCCACCGACAGTAATGCCAACCCGAAACGAAACGTAGCGTTCG CTGAAACAGAAAATCGAGACATCGGAAGCTCTGACCAAACGGAAGGTGTTTTACCAGCCCGTAGCTTCACACCACAACCATCGCCCTCACCCTCGATGAGCAACAAgctgaaaaacatttttggCAAGATCAAGCGAAGCAACAGTGGAACGTTGGACGATATGACATCATCGGATGGGGAGTTTAAACGTGGTGGCGTTCGGGCGACTGCCGGCGCTCGTCTAGGATGGAGCGGAACGTCTCAGTACCGGAAGCCCGACAAACCGTTTCACGAGTGGGATTTGGATGCGGTCTGCCTGTGGTTCGATCATCTTGGTCTGAGCATGTACGAGGAAGACTTGCGCAGGTGGCTAAAGATGAGCGCCGTACCGGGAAGTGAACTGATGAAAGCATCTCCAGTGGACTTCGAAAAAGAGCTACCTTTGCGGAATCCGCTGCATAGGAAAAAGATTGTGCTAGCTATTGCCGACATTGCGGGCACGGCGAACGACGATGAGCTGTTTAAGTGTGCGGGCAAGCTGGATGCGTCATGG GTCCAGCGCTGGTTAGATGACGTCGGTATGCCACAGTACAAGGACACATTCATAGCGGCTCGCATGGACGGTCGAATGCTCCACAAGCTAACAATGGACGATTTGGTTCATTTGCAAATGTCCTCCTGCCTGCACGTGGCAAGCATGCGTCGCGGCATACAGCTTATGCGTAGCGAGAAATGGCATCCCGATTGTCTCATTCGTCGACCGATAGACCTTAGCGCCAAAGACGACGTACGGTTGTGGACGGCGCAACGCGTGCACGAGTGGCTTCGAGCAGTCGATTTGGCAGAATACGCACCAAACCTGCGTGGCTCCGGAGTGCACGGTGCGCTTATGATATTCGAGGTTAAATTCACGGCCGAACTTTTCGCCGACTTGCTAAACATACCCACCAGCAAAACGTTGCTGCGTCGCCATCTGGCCACCCACTTCAAGGATCTGCTCGGGCGCGATATCATACAGGTGAAACGCGAGGCAGAAAACACGCTCGGTTTCCAACCGTTGACCATCTCCGCTAAAATAAAG acCCCCAAAAAGTCTCAATTTTCATTGAAACGCAAGAAGAGTAGCAAAGGTGTCAGCCAGCTGGGTGGCGACGAGTGGAGCGATTATGTGTGCCCGATGGGTGGCTCAGGTCAGGAACATTTAGCGCCAGCATCTTCTTTGGCTTGTGCTGCCACTAGCACCATTCCAAGCGGCAGCAATCGAagtgctgctgccactgcctTTACTACAAATGCTTCTTCTGCTAACACTAATACTGTCACTAGCATTGGC ATGACGAAGGATCCCTCAACGGTACCAACTGCCTGTCCAGACAGCACacccagcaccaccaccagcacaacTACTTCCGGAGTCGGGTCGGAGCATGCTTCACTTCAACGTCAGCCGTCGAGTAGCAGCGCGCAGCTAGTAACGCCGGCTTCCATCTTAAACAACGGTGGTGGTAGCGATTCCCCAATATCGGCACGCAGTTCCACCACCTCAACCTCCTAG